Proteins found in one Candidatus Zixiibacteriota bacterium genomic segment:
- the ppsR gene encoding pyruvate, phosphate dikinase/phosphoenolpyruvate synthase regulator, producing MYPPSIMRLMVGMDEEKKIVIVSDGTGKTAKRLMDAVLAQYDQHEVEYSIAGIYQEARDKKKINVILKNIENDYLVIYSIISENLSRYFHEKLSKRGILHLNVLRPMLKTVSKFLGVHPDYRPGILQIVDDRYYKKVDAIGYTVQHDDGGGPLITEADLVLVGLSRTCKTPISMYLACNHGLKVANIPIFPEDHVKEYLLDRLKVVNKEIIFGLIMHPEILAEVREERLQYLVRAESEHEKLKQYYDLHEIQKELKFCLKLYDEIGWQTIDVTRRAIEEISHEIMNKLGFSEEEYSHDII from the coding sequence ATGTACCCCCCCTCTATCATGAGGTTAATGGTCGGCATGGATGAGGAAAAGAAAATAGTCATAGTCTCCGATGGAACCGGGAAAACCGCCAAGCGGCTCATGGATGCGGTCCTGGCCCAGTATGACCAGCACGAAGTTGAATATTCCATAGCTGGCATTTACCAAGAAGCCAGAGATAAAAAGAAAATCAACGTGATTTTAAAGAATATCGAGAACGATTACCTCGTTATTTATTCCATCATATCCGAAAATCTAAGCCGGTATTTTCATGAGAAGTTATCTAAGAGAGGCATTCTCCATCTCAATGTCCTGCGCCCGATGCTTAAAACGGTATCGAAATTCCTGGGGGTTCATCCTGATTACCGCCCCGGTATTCTCCAGATTGTAGATGATCGTTATTATAAGAAAGTCGATGCTATCGGCTATACGGTTCAACACGATGATGGCGGGGGACCATTGATAACTGAAGCTGATCTGGTTCTGGTTGGACTTTCACGAACCTGCAAGACACCGATCAGTATGTACCTGGCCTGCAATCACGGACTCAAAGTGGCCAATATCCCCATCTTTCCGGAGGATCATGTAAAGGAATACTTGCTTGATCGCCTCAAGGTCGTGAACAAGGAAATAATTTTCGGATTGATCATGCACCCGGAGATTCTGGCCGAAGTCCGCGAAGAACGCCTGCAATATCTGGTTCGGGCCGAATCCGAACATGAAAAACTAAAACAATATTATGATCTCCATGAAATTCAGAAAGAACTAAAATTTTGCCTTAAGCTGTATGATGAGATTGGATGGCAGACCATCGATGTCACCCGGCGGGCAATTGAAGAAATTTCTCATGAAATAATGAATAAACTCGGATTCTCCGAAGAAGAATATAGCCACGACATAATTTGA
- a CDS encoding CPBP family intramembrane metalloprotease — protein sequence MSVLWLIGGGAAIYLISRLFGLKYRAPHFDNPRKSATTALLAVFIGILAVSVLFFSIPQISRDETQNGEIQPDPDIKLPAQFDSMAVEEILPDLEFLQPADSALLREMAFVKDSCPVNDSAESAVDNSQPRSYYISEIFNLIIISLLILIPVGIALKTLHESYSTAGVNSNNLWGSLVIGLIIGLVAIFVTLVRNSGHPGLGSLHFRAFIYFSIVGLAEEFVYRGYLQTRMMAWLKTIPGWILTSIIMAMAHFAQRIGVGGMDPGSALLDCLALIPISLFFGYTYLRTGNIWGVGLMHAFSDWINLFR from the coding sequence TTGTCGGTCTTATGGTTGATCGGCGGCGGCGCGGCAATATACCTGATTTCCCGATTATTCGGACTGAAATACCGGGCGCCTCATTTTGATAATCCCCGAAAAAGCGCTACGACTGCTTTGCTGGCGGTTTTTATTGGAATCCTGGCAGTATCTGTACTTTTCTTTTCAATTCCGCAAATCAGCCGGGATGAAACTCAAAACGGGGAAATTCAGCCGGACCCCGACATTAAACTACCGGCTCAATTCGATTCCATGGCCGTCGAAGAAATCCTTCCCGATCTGGAATTCCTCCAGCCAGCCGATTCCGCCCTTCTCAGGGAAATGGCTTTTGTCAAAGACAGCTGCCCCGTAAATGATTCAGCAGAGTCTGCGGTTGATAATTCTCAGCCGAGGTCTTATTATATTTCCGAGATTTTTAATCTGATCATTATCTCTTTGCTGATACTAATTCCCGTGGGAATTGCTCTGAAGACTCTCCATGAGTCCTATTCCACAGCCGGAGTTAATTCCAATAACCTGTGGGGCTCACTTGTAATCGGTTTGATTATCGGATTGGTCGCTATATTTGTAACTTTGGTCAGGAATTCCGGTCATCCGGGTTTGGGATCGCTGCATTTCCGGGCTTTTATTTATTTCTCGATAGTCGGTCTCGCCGAGGAATTTGTTTATCGTGGTTATTTGCAGACTCGCATGATGGCCTGGTTGAAGACGATTCCCGGATGGATATTAACTTCGATTATAATGGCTATGGCTCATTTCGCCCAGAGAATCGGTGTCGGGGGAATGGACCCCGGATCCGCTCTTTTAGACTGCCTGGCATTGATTCCGATTAGTCTCTTCTTCGGCTATACTTATCTGAGAACCGGCAATATTTGGGGTGTCGGTTTGATGCACGCTTTTTCCGACTGGATAAATTTGTTCAGATAA
- a CDS encoding HAMP domain-containing histidine kinase produces the protein MSMKLALFLFYILGVAAVTSVMAAEQYIIDPIDDPLVLPYRFLTKIRNTNRNGDICIPVDLNNDERPGMAAVGQNWRPPDTLSCLIFYTDIYRSRAIRHFNMRTLRVDKPFAYDFNGDGNEEIAVTYTAFDSLWFEVYNVDSGLIYRRCLVTGDDLDSNGYWDGTGDILAAHDLNEDGRAEILIGFDTGYDLYPRGIMCLDIFRNQVLWQYNIAGIVNDANFHIIRDPEQDGFLIIFGISSKGNAVREKDMDDQHTYLVVLDGGGKEKWKVVAGETFSGTNPVLVDYDGDGRPEILTDFYFSKDTAGMDIPGGRGWLGLYSLDGKELQKINPGPERQVFVSETLDLDGDNIDEIIFDYRDNYVYVYDRSINLIKVCSLYVISRILDCRSFLGGDDRQLLFATGDNRLLLTDINFKPLAITDSKDNIRVSTYFTTGARGGSAREHILINNDFARENYIFGFQKAPWFTIFSRHPILAFLAAFIPLSIIIGVVWLILAKFRAKNKIISRQKNELDKTLLELKKTQEKLIAAEKYRLARDIAGGVAHEIRNALYPAGSLLDKLQDLLQSGRIEDPERIQRLLEMIGGSIKNANKMIDLVTQYSKLESERRTEAINLQQVLHAIIEQNADRIKEQEVQINIDIPPETAIYCHQAHAFSLFNNLMINALDALNGAECKTIAIKAGPAEDKYIRIEFADSGTGIPQENIPRVFDAFFSTKPNTGTGLGLAIVKKITELYGGDIKIKSELDKGTKFIILMSLLESDTQA, from the coding sequence ATGTCCATGAAATTAGCACTATTTTTATTTTATATCCTGGGTGTCGCGGCCGTTACATCGGTCATGGCCGCGGAACAATATATTATCGACCCTATCGACGATCCCCTGGTTTTGCCATACCGCTTTTTAACAAAAATAAGGAATACCAATCGCAACGGCGACATATGCATTCCCGTGGATTTAAATAATGATGAGCGGCCGGGGATGGCCGCCGTCGGCCAGAACTGGCGTCCCCCGGATACTCTGTCATGCCTGATATTTTACACCGATATTTATCGTTCCCGAGCCATTCGACATTTCAATATGAGGACTCTTCGGGTTGACAAACCATTTGCCTATGATTTTAACGGTGATGGCAACGAGGAAATCGCGGTCACTTATACCGCCTTCGACAGCCTGTGGTTTGAGGTTTACAATGTTGATTCCGGTCTGATTTATCGTCGTTGTCTGGTAACCGGCGACGATCTTGATAGTAACGGGTACTGGGATGGCACAGGTGATATTCTGGCGGCCCACGATTTAAACGAAGACGGGCGGGCCGAAATTCTTATCGGTTTCGATACCGGCTATGATCTCTATCCGCGCGGGATAATGTGCCTGGATATTTTTCGGAATCAGGTTCTCTGGCAATATAATATCGCCGGAATTGTCAACGATGCCAATTTTCATATTATTCGCGATCCTGAACAGGATGGATTTCTGATTATTTTCGGGATCTCGTCCAAGGGCAATGCGGTCCGTGAAAAGGATATGGATGACCAGCATACATATCTGGTGGTCCTGGATGGCGGAGGGAAAGAAAAGTGGAAAGTCGTGGCAGGGGAAACATTTTCGGGGACAAATCCGGTACTGGTGGATTATGACGGTGACGGCCGGCCGGAAATACTGACCGATTTCTATTTCAGTAAAGATACTGCGGGAATGGATATTCCCGGCGGACGGGGATGGCTGGGGCTGTATTCGCTGGATGGAAAAGAACTTCAGAAAATTAATCCGGGTCCCGAGCGCCAGGTTTTCGTTTCTGAAACGCTTGATCTGGATGGGGATAATATTGACGAAATTATATTCGATTATAGAGACAATTATGTCTATGTGTACGACCGGTCGATAAACTTAATCAAAGTCTGCAGTCTGTATGTTATCTCAAGAATTCTGGATTGCCGCAGCTTTCTGGGAGGAGATGACCGGCAGTTATTATTTGCAACCGGCGATAATCGATTGCTCCTGACCGATATAAATTTTAAACCCCTGGCCATAACCGATTCGAAGGATAATATCAGGGTTTCGACCTATTTTACTACCGGTGCCCGGGGCGGATCAGCACGGGAGCATATTCTTATCAATAACGATTTCGCCCGAGAAAACTATATTTTCGGGTTTCAAAAAGCCCCCTGGTTTACCATTTTCTCTCGCCATCCCATTCTTGCCTTTCTGGCCGCCTTTATTCCTTTGAGTATCATAATCGGTGTTGTCTGGTTGATCCTGGCGAAATTCCGGGCCAAGAATAAAATCATTTCACGTCAGAAAAACGAACTGGATAAGACTTTATTGGAATTAAAGAAAACCCAGGAAAAGCTGATTGCCGCCGAAAAATACAGGCTTGCCAGAGATATTGCCGGAGGCGTAGCCCATGAAATCCGCAATGCTTTGTACCCAGCCGGAAGTCTGCTGGACAAACTCCAGGATTTACTTCAATCAGGGCGGATTGAAGATCCTGAGAGAATTCAGCGTCTGCTGGAAATGATCGGCGGGTCGATAAAAAATGCCAACAAGATGATAGATCTTGTCACTCAATATTCAAAACTGGAATCTGAACGCCGGACGGAAGCAATCAATTTACAGCAGGTGTTACACGCTATTATCGAGCAAAACGCGGATAGAATAAAGGAGCAGGAGGTGCAGATCAATATCGATATACCCCCGGAGACGGCGATATACTGCCACCAGGCTCATGCCTTTTCGCTGTTCAATAACCTGATGATAAATGCTCTTGACGCTCTTAACGGAGCGGAGTGTAAGACTATTGCAATAAAAGCCGGGCCCGCTGAGGATAAATATATCAGGATAGAATTCGCCGATAGCGGGACGGGGATTCCTCAGGAAAATATTCCCCGGGTTTTTGATGCCTTTTTCAGTACCAAACCGAACACCGGGACGGGACTCGGTCTGGCAATCGTAAAAAAAATAACGGAATTATATGGCGGCGATATTAAAATCAAATCAGAACTGGACAAAGGCACCAAATTTATTATATTAATGTCATTACTGGAATCAGATACTCAGGCTTAA
- a CDS encoding sigma-54-dependent Fis family transcriptional regulator, with amino-acid sequence MKTKSTILIVDDDGPVLRALNETFIDEYNVILAASGEEALKIIREQPELEVVILDIKMARMDGLQTAAGIKEINPDLPIIFHTGHPGEYSEKQIEAEYHPYDYVVKDERPARLRRAVRNAIQIHSYRNRSEEIVSLARSQYRMVGKSARMQEVYRLIEKVAPTESRVIITGPTGSGKELVAMAIHNRSRRERQGIKIFNCNHKQPDLVESELFGHLKGSFTGAVEDRIGLFEYADGGTIFLDEIGDLDVTTQAKLLRAIETGQIKKIGSPDMQKVDVRVICATNKNLDEMVAAKVFREDLYYRLKGIIIELPPLSERRMDIPDLVTSFSEQYYLENGNCFKVFEPAAMELLIEYDWPGNVRQLLHAVQSLIDLSISSYITRDNVEEYLNFGISEEINDQSFNLQLNHARKKIIARALYRSGNNISAAARMLSLDPSNLRKMIIELKIQSG; translated from the coding sequence ATGAAAACCAAGAGCACGATCTTAATCGTCGATGATGATGGTCCTGTTTTGCGGGCTCTCAACGAAACCTTTATCGATGAGTATAATGTCATCCTGGCCGCCTCGGGAGAGGAGGCTCTTAAAATTATCCGAGAACAGCCCGAACTGGAAGTGGTCATTCTGGATATAAAAATGGCTCGGATGGATGGTCTGCAAACAGCCGCAGGTATAAAAGAAATCAATCCTGATCTCCCCATCATATTCCATACCGGCCATCCGGGCGAATACTCGGAAAAACAGATCGAAGCAGAATACCACCCATATGATTATGTTGTTAAAGATGAGCGTCCGGCGCGGCTTCGGCGGGCGGTCAGAAACGCCATTCAGATACATAGCTACCGGAATCGCTCGGAGGAGATAGTCAGCCTGGCTCGCTCGCAGTACCGCATGGTCGGGAAATCGGCCCGGATGCAGGAAGTTTATCGGCTGATAGAAAAGGTTGCCCCGACCGAAAGCCGGGTGATAATTACGGGACCCACCGGAAGCGGTAAGGAACTGGTGGCCATGGCTATCCACAACCGCAGTCGCCGGGAGAGGCAGGGAATAAAAATTTTCAACTGCAATCATAAACAACCGGACTTGGTCGAATCGGAACTTTTCGGCCATTTGAAAGGTTCCTTTACCGGGGCGGTCGAGGATAGGATCGGGCTTTTTGAATATGCCGATGGGGGCACGATTTTCCTGGATGAAATCGGCGATCTGGATGTTACTACCCAGGCCAAACTCCTGCGGGCGATTGAAACCGGACAGATAAAAAAAATCGGGTCTCCGGATATGCAGAAAGTCGATGTCCGCGTAATCTGTGCTACCAATAAGAATCTGGATGAGATGGTGGCAGCAAAGGTTTTCCGGGAAGATCTTTATTATCGGCTGAAGGGAATTATTATCGAGTTGCCGCCGCTTTCTGAGAGACGGATGGATATTCCCGACCTGGTGACCTCTTTCAGCGAGCAGTACTACCTTGAAAACGGAAACTGCTTCAAGGTCTTTGAGCCGGCGGCGATGGAGCTTCTGATCGAATACGACTGGCCGGGCAATGTCCGCCAGTTATTGCATGCCGTCCAATCACTGATAGATCTTTCGATATCGTCTTATATTACCCGCGATAATGTGGAAGAATACCTGAATTTCGGAATCAGCGAGGAAATCAATGACCAGAGTTTCAATTTGCAGCTTAACCATGCCAGAAAAAAAATTATTGCCAGGGCATTATACAGATCCGGTAACAATATCAGCGCCGCAGCGAGAATGCTTTCTCTCGATCCCTCCAATCTCCGCAAAATGATTATAGAATTGAAGATTCAATCAGGTTAA
- a CDS encoding SPFH domain-containing protein — MSVLIEIIEWMDPTGEEMIYRIPQEGSADFKMGAQLIIRESQMAIFFKNGHAADSFSEGRHTLTTLNIPILTRMLAFPFGFNSPFRAEVYFVNLKVFTNLKWGTKHPVTFKDSKLGLIRLRGHGAFTMRIKEPSLFLNSIVGRQAKYTTDDIQSYLRDVIIARMNDMLGEKLDSILDLPAIYTELAADFKQVVHNEFEKYGLELVDFYIASITPPDEVSKMIDQRSGLEAVGDLDRFLKFEMAKGLGASGGMAGAGAGVGVAAGVGMMMPGVMSSVFTPEQKDLRREAISTVTCPTCHADTPEQSRFCYRCGHQMVALNRCPSCNQELPTEANFCMHCGYKLDTKPSCPHCGTELIPGSKFCGECGKAVNESDNQQP, encoded by the coding sequence ATGTCGGTTTTAATCGAAATCATTGAATGGATGGACCCAACCGGCGAGGAGATGATATATCGTATCCCTCAGGAGGGTTCGGCTGATTTTAAGATGGGCGCTCAGCTTATCATCCGCGAAAGCCAGATGGCTATTTTCTTTAAGAACGGCCATGCCGCCGATTCCTTCTCCGAGGGACGGCACACTCTGACCACTCTCAATATCCCCATTCTGACCCGGATGCTGGCTTTTCCTTTTGGATTCAACTCGCCTTTTCGGGCCGAAGTCTATTTTGTCAACCTGAAAGTTTTCACCAACCTGAAATGGGGAACCAAACATCCGGTCACATTCAAAGACAGCAAGTTGGGTCTGATCCGTCTTCGCGGGCATGGAGCCTTTACCATGAGGATCAAGGAACCCAGCCTGTTTCTCAATTCCATTGTCGGCCGCCAGGCCAAGTATACCACCGATGATATCCAGAGTTATCTCCGAGATGTGATTATCGCCCGGATGAATGATATGCTCGGCGAGAAACTCGATTCCATTCTCGACCTGCCGGCCATCTATACCGAACTGGCCGCAGATTTCAAACAGGTTGTTCATAATGAATTCGAAAAATACGGTCTTGAACTGGTCGATTTCTACATCGCCTCGATTACCCCGCCGGATGAGGTCTCCAAAATGATCGATCAGCGATCCGGGCTCGAGGCCGTTGGCGATCTTGACCGTTTTCTTAAATTCGAAATGGCCAAAGGCCTGGGCGCCAGCGGCGGGATGGCCGGAGCCGGAGCCGGGGTTGGTGTTGCCGCCGGGGTGGGAATGATGATGCCGGGGGTGATGTCAAGCGTGTTTACTCCGGAACAGAAAGATTTGCGCCGGGAAGCAATTTCAACGGTCACATGTCCCACCTGCCATGCCGATACACCGGAGCAATCCCGTTTTTGTTATCGTTGCGGACACCAGATGGTGGCTCTCAACCGTTGTCCTTCATGCAACCAGGAATTGCCGACCGAGGCCAATTTCTGCATGCACTGCGGTTATAAGCTTGATACCAAACCGAGTTGCCCGCATTGCGGGACAGAATTGATACCGGGTTCGAAATTCTGCGGCGAATGCGGAAAGGCGGTTAATGAAAGCGACAACCAGCAGCCATAA